In Cololabis saira isolate AMF1-May2022 chromosome 1, fColSai1.1, whole genome shotgun sequence, the following proteins share a genomic window:
- the mrpl21 gene encoding 39S ribosomal protein L21, mitochondrial, giving the protein MAATRAAGVWGTCRFLLRGNPLLVPGTARTRSSVSGDLLPRTSLSRPPWSRPAVLVPEDEQRRNAAVLAAVERLVRGPDLGRLFAVVHLASRQWKVTAEDLVLLENHLQADCGERILLEKVLLLGARDFTLLGRPLLARELVRVEATVLEKTESWPKVHMRFWKRHRYQRQRTVVQPQTVLRINSIEVAPGLC; this is encoded by the exons ATGGCGGCGACCAGAGCAGCTGGTGTGTGGGGGACGTGCAGGTTTCTGCTGCGGGGAAACCCTCTCCTGGTCCCGGGGACCGCGCGGACTCGGAGCTCGGTGAGCGGGGACCTGCTGCCCCGAACCTCGCTGTCCCGGCCCCCGTGGTCCCGGCCCGCCGTGCTGGTGCCGGAGGACGAGCAGCGGAGGAACGCCGCGGTGCTGGCCGCCGTGGAGCGGCTGGTCCGCGGGCCCGACCTGGGCCGCCTGTTCGCCGTGGTGCACCTGGCCAGCCGGCAGTGGAAGGTGACGGCCGAGgacctggtgctgctggagaaCCACCTGCAGGCGGACTGCGGGGAGCGGATCCTGCTGGAGaaggtgctgctgctgggggcCCGGGACTTCACCCTGCTGGGCCGGCCCCTGCTGGCCCGGGAGCTGGTCCGGGTGGAGGCCACGGTGCTGGAGAAGACCGAGTCCTGGCCCAAGGTCCACATGCGCTTCTGGAAGAGACACCGCTACCAGCGCCAGAGGACCGTGGTGCAGCCGCAGACCGTGCTGCGGATCAACAGCATCGAGGTGGCCCCGGGGCTGTG CTGA
- the c1h6orf120 gene encoding UPF0669 protein C6orf120 homolog — protein sequence MMLSCTTLVIVLLLSQARSFLSPLEDSNVPEEWVLLHVVQGHIGAGNYSYLRLNHDGRIILHMQSLKGDADLYVSDKTLHPKFDTYKLQSATCGHDIVVVPGDFTRPVGIGIYGHPSHRESEFEMRVFYDETVHQDPFEKGSYEEEHKQKKSGHSAEREFEEEESILWTILIGLLKIILEILF from the coding sequence ATGATGCTGAGCTGCACTACGCTGGTCATCGTCCTCCTGCTTTCACAGGCAAGAAGCTTCCTAAGCCCCCTGGAGGACAGCAATGTGCCTGAAGAGTGGGTTCTGCTCCATGTGGTTCAGGGCCACATCGGGGCAGGAAACTACAGCTATCTGCGCCTCAACCACGACGGGCGCATCATTTTGCACATGCAAAGCCTCAAGGGAGATGCAGACCTGTATGTGTCAGATAAAACCCTGCATCCAAAGTTTGACACCTACAAGCTGCAGTCGGCCACCTGTGGCCACGATATTGTGGTCGTTCCAGGGGACTTCACCAGGCCCGTGGGGATCGGCATTTACGGCCACCCGTCTCATCGGGAGAGCGAGTTTGAAATGCGAGTGTTTTATGATGAGACGGTACACCAGGACCCATTTGAAAAGGGTTCATACGAAGAGGAACATAAGCAAAAGAAATCTGGTCATTCAGCAGAGCGTGAATTTGAGGAAGAAGAGTCAATCCTTTGGACTATCCTCATTGGACTTTTAAAGATAATACTTGAAATACTGTTTTGA